From Xylanivirga thermophila:
TGTATACAGTCTACGCAGTTAAAATTATCCTTGGAGAGTAGACATATCAACGGGTTGTTTTTTGCCGGGCAGATAAACGGTAGTTCGGGATACGAAGAGGCAGCAGCCCAAGGGTTGATTGCAGGAATAAATGCAGTACAATATATAAAGGGTGAGCCACCGGTGATACTTCATAGATCTGAGGCTTATGCAGGGGTTTTAATTGATGACTTAGTAACAAAGGGCACCAATGAGCCATATAGGATGATGACATCCAGGGCAGAGTATAGGCTGCTTTTAAGGCAAGATAATGCAGATATGCGCCTAACTGAAATAGGTCATAATATAGGGCTTATAGACGATAAAAGGTATTCTACCTATATGAAAAAACAGGAGAATATACAAAAAGAAATAGATAGACTAAAGGGTGTAGTATTCGGGCCTACAGAAGAAGTATTAAATTATTTAGATAAAAAAGGTAGCTCTCTAATAAAGAGTGGTATAACTGCTTTTGACCTATTAAAAAGGCCGGAAATTATCTATAGAGATATAGAGTATCTAGATCCTAATGTACCTAGTCTGTTGAGACAGGAAAAGGAAGAGGTACAGGTACAGATAAAATATGAAGGATATATAAAAAAGCAATTAAGGCAGGCTGAACAGTTCAAAAAAATGGAAAATAGGTTTTTGCCAGATAATATAGATTATGCAAATATCAAAGGGCTTAGGATAGAGGCACAGCAAAAGCTGAATAAAATAAAGCCCCATTCAGTAGGACAGGCCTCCCGTATATCTGGGGTATCTCCGGCAGATATATCCGTTTTGCTTATATATTTGGAAAAGATGAAAAGGGGAAATGTAAATGACTGATATGTCGCTACTTGTAAATGGTCTTGATAGATGGAACATCCATATGGATATGGAGGATATACAAAAATTTGAGAAGTATATGGATATTATGCTCGAATACAACAAAAGGATGAATTTGACGGCGATAACTGATCCAGAAGACATAATAGTTGAACATTTTTTAGATAGTCTTTCAATATTGAATACGGGTATATTATCTAAAAACTCATCTATAATTGATGTGGGAACTGGTGCTGGATTTCCAGGAATACCTATAAAAATAGCCCTTCCAAATACTAAAATGATACTTTTGGATTCACTTAAAAAGCGAGTAGATTTTTTGGATCATATAGTATCTACATTGGAGCTTAAGGAGATAGGGGCAATACATGGGCGTGCAGAAGAGATGGGCCGTATGGTTGAACATAGGGAGATGTACGATATGGCCTTTTCAAGGGCAGTAGCTCCTCTTAATGTACTTTTAGAGTATTGTATACCCTTTGTTAAGGTAGGAGGCTATTTCGTGGCTTATAAAGGTCCTGGGGCATATGAGGAAATTGAAGGAGCACAAAACGCATTAAAGATTTTAGGTGCAGAGGTACAAAGGGTTTTTGATGTGGATTTGCCCTATTCAGAAAAAACACATAAATTAATAATAGTACAAAAAAAGACAAAAACCCCCAAAAGATTTCCAAGAAATCCGGGAAAACCCAAAAAATCTCCATTATAATTGATAAAAACCAATGCTTTTTATTATAAAATGGAGGAAAAGATAGAATAACCGAGCTAATATGTGATACAAAAAAATATTTAAAAAAATCGCCCCAAAAAGAAGGAATTTAAAAATATTTGGAGAAAT
This genomic window contains:
- the rsmG gene encoding 16S rRNA (guanine(527)-N(7))-methyltransferase RsmG, producing the protein MTDMSLLVNGLDRWNIHMDMEDIQKFEKYMDIMLEYNKRMNLTAITDPEDIIVEHFLDSLSILNTGILSKNSSIIDVGTGAGFPGIPIKIALPNTKMILLDSLKKRVDFLDHIVSTLELKEIGAIHGRAEEMGRMVEHREMYDMAFSRAVAPLNVLLEYCIPFVKVGGYFVAYKGPGAYEEIEGAQNALKILGAEVQRVFDVDLPYSEKTHKLIIVQKKTKTPKRFPRNPGKPKKSPL